DNA sequence from the Ramlibacter agri genome:
GCCGCCACCCGCGACCACGCCCGCCGCAGCGCTTCGGTCAGGCGCTCGTCGCCGGCCAGCTCGCCCCACAAGGTCGGCTCCGCTGCCAGCGCCGCGCACGGGTCGACGTCGGCGCAGATGGCGTGCGCCACCGCCGGATCCATCGCCTGGTCCTGGTAGGCGTAGGGCAGCTCGCCGCGATGCCAGCGCTGCAGGCAGGCCAGGAACAGCGCCGGCAGCATCGCGACGGCGCCGATGTCCTGCCCGCGCTGCAGCCGCTCGCGCACGGTCGGCGCGATGAAGCCCGGGATCTTGGCGAAGCCGTCCATCGCGACCCGCTGGTTGGTGTCGTTCAGCGCCGCATTGCCGAAGCGCTGCAGCACCACGTCGCGGTAGGCCGCGAGCTTGATCGTGCTGGGGCTCAGCACCGGGATCACGTCCTCGGTGACGTAGTCGTAGGCGAAGCGGCGGATGCGCGCATCGGCCGTGCCTTCGTGGATAAAGCGATAGCCTGCCAAGGTGCCGGCCCAGGCGATGCAGCTGTGCGTGGCATTGAGGATGCGGATCTTCGCTTCCTCGTGCGCATCCACCGACGCCACCATCTCCACACCGACGCGCTCCCAGTCGGGGCGACCGGCGGCGAAGCGGTCCTCGACGACCCATTGCAGGAAGGTCTCCGCCATGATCGCGGCCGGATCCTGCACGCCGGTCGCCGCCCTCACGCGCTGCGCCACTTCCGGCGTCGGCCGTGGCGTGATGCGGTC
Encoded proteins:
- the dalD gene encoding D-arabinitol 4-dehydrogenase; the encoded protein is MLHLGLGAFHRAHQAVYLQRLHDAGDQRWILAGGNLRPDMMETIAALQAQGGAYTLETVSPEGERAYQRITAIREVVAWDAALSGLVQRGADPATRIVSFTVTESGYSLDGAGRLDEAAPEIVADLAQARAGRAGSTIYGALAAILRARMAANAGGLTLLNCDNLRHNGDRARAGLVRFLELAGEGRLLDWMQTSTTSPNCMVDRITPRPTPEVAQRVRAATGVQDPAAIMAETFLQWVVEDRFAAGRPDWERVGVEMVASVDAHEEAKIRILNATHSCIAWAGTLAGYRFIHEGTADARIRRFAYDYVTEDVIPVLSPSTIKLAAYRDVVLQRFGNAALNDTNQRVAMDGFAKIPGFIAPTVRERLQRGQDIGAVAMLPALFLACLQRWHRGELPYAYQDQAMDPAVAHAICADVDPCAALAAEPTLWGELAGDERLTEALRRAWSRVAAFEREVS